From Zhongshania aliphaticivorans, one genomic window encodes:
- a CDS encoding DUF4136 domain-containing protein, whose amino-acid sequence MIKKALVVVLVALVSACAGIPVSSDYAADYDFAGVSTFAWLPRTEAADGGNNADLDNDLVRQRVTDAVDAQLAAKGLSRALDGVPASVLVTYHLGKEEKVNFNSFGSWYTHFSYYPCYYCDYRPGYGRGYFGHGHFYDDDVWVRSYEESSLMIDIIDAKSKKLVWRGTSKRVMPNMDTPEERRRYIQDTVAAVLAKFPPGAEQHP is encoded by the coding sequence ATGATTAAGAAAGCGCTTGTTGTTGTATTGGTTGCACTGGTATCGGCTTGTGCAGGTATCCCTGTTAGCTCGGATTACGCCGCAGACTATGACTTTGCCGGGGTGTCGACATTTGCCTGGCTACCGCGCACGGAGGCGGCCGACGGCGGTAATAATGCTGATTTAGACAATGATTTGGTTCGTCAGCGAGTGACGGATGCCGTTGATGCCCAGTTAGCGGCCAAGGGCTTGAGTCGAGCGCTCGACGGCGTGCCAGCTTCGGTGTTGGTGACGTACCACTTGGGTAAAGAGGAAAAAGTAAACTTTAATAGCTTTGGGTCGTGGTATACCCATTTTTCCTACTATCCTTGTTATTACTGTGATTATCGGCCTGGCTATGGTCGTGGTTATTTTGGTCACGGCCACTTCTATGACGACGATGTTTGGGTGCGTAGCTACGAAGAGAGTAGCCTGATGATCGATATTATTGATGCCAAAAGCAAAAAGTTGGTGTGGCGGGGCACAAGTAAGCGGGTCATGCCAAATATGGATACCCCAGAAGAGCGTCGGCGCTATATTCAGGACACGGTGGCGGCGGTGTTGGCCAAATTTCCGCCGGGCGCTGAGCAGCACCCTTGA
- a CDS encoding YcgL domain-containing protein, translating into MKRICAVYRSSRTEGMYLYVDHQEDLSKVPEALLLRFGKPVRAMTLVLTAERKLSRADVGKVMQEIADNGFYLQLPPQPERLNPMVGTERDG; encoded by the coding sequence ATGAAGCGTATTTGCGCGGTATACCGCAGCTCTCGTACCGAGGGAATGTATTTATATGTCGATCATCAGGAAGATTTAAGCAAGGTGCCCGAGGCGTTATTGCTGCGTTTCGGTAAACCAGTGCGGGCAATGACCCTGGTGTTAACTGCCGAGCGCAAATTATCCCGCGCCGACGTCGGCAAGGTGATGCAAGAGATTGCCGACAATGGCTTTTACCTGCAACTACCGCCGCAACCGGAGCGTTTAAATCCCATGGTGGGGACCGAACGCGATGGCTGA
- a CDS encoding FHA domain-containing protein, translated as MDLKLVSLDGNEAYAIASGSVVIGRDNDCDITIAKGLLSRHHAKLSYISGEWILEDLASTNGTCVNNRLLNKPAAVKSGDVIRFGEAAYYLKSTAEEERTIVAARLPQKDNFGGGSVVIEDEPDSELTSFQQSYQLPPGWTDTAIRSTKYSKEVIDQRIQRAISAKQTSTEVALVFFFADGRSLVFGVSAKNADTFWTIGRQENLKIRIDDPSVSMLHAKLIHKSGSWWLEDIGSTNGIRINGEASSKVALHDGQLLSLGRIDMVFRQLH; from the coding sequence ATGGATTTGAAACTCGTCAGCTTGGATGGCAACGAAGCCTATGCTATTGCAAGCGGGTCGGTGGTTATTGGCCGTGATAACGACTGCGATATTACTATTGCCAAAGGCTTGTTATCTCGCCATCACGCTAAGTTAAGCTATATCTCTGGGGAATGGATACTCGAAGATCTTGCCTCGACTAACGGCACCTGTGTTAACAACCGACTACTAAACAAGCCCGCCGCGGTTAAAAGTGGTGATGTTATTCGATTTGGCGAAGCGGCATATTACCTAAAAAGTACTGCCGAAGAAGAGCGCACTATCGTCGCTGCGCGGCTTCCTCAGAAAGATAATTTTGGCGGTGGCTCTGTTGTAATAGAAGATGAGCCCGATAGCGAATTAACGTCATTTCAGCAGTCCTACCAACTTCCCCCAGGATGGACCGATACAGCGATTCGTAGCACAAAATATTCTAAGGAAGTGATAGATCAGCGAATTCAACGAGCGATTAGCGCAAAGCAAACCAGCACCGAAGTAGCGCTGGTGTTTTTCTTTGCCGATGGCCGTAGTTTAGTGTTCGGGGTGTCGGCTAAAAATGCCGATACATTTTGGACTATTGGGCGTCAGGAAAATCTAAAAATAAGAATTGATGACCCAAGTGTGTCGATGTTACATGCGAAATTAATTCATAAAAGTGGCAGTTGGTGGCTGGAAGATATCGGCTCTACCAATGGTATTAGAATTAATGGTGAAGCCAGTAGCAAAGTCGCGTTGCACGACGGCCAATTACTTAGCTTGGGACGTATTGATATGGTGTTTCGTCAATTGCACTGA
- a CDS encoding DegQ family serine endoprotease — MKSLDHRADRRSKVFVKGIFLCFLLGLSQAGVALFPQQDAEGRTLPSLAPMLKTVNPAVVNISTYTTRNIQQNPLLNDPFFRRFFNVPEQQMRPQQRRTQSAGSGVIIDSKAGTVLTNHHVINGADEITVSLEDGRSFTATLIGSDPDVDIAVLKIDAKDLRSVKLANSENLEVGDYVVAIGNPFGLGQTVTTGIVSALGRTGLGIEGYENFIQTDASINPGNSGGALVNLHGELVGVNTAILAPAGGNVGIGFAIPINMAKVSIDQILEHGEVKRGQLGVVIQDLTPELAEAFKLPKHQRGAIIAEVQDKSAADDAGIKPGDLVIAIDDKDVYNSAQLRNAVGLRRIGDKIAVTVLRDGKRKTLHARLKPTPTLKAAASAQGSDVSHLLKGVVLRDSPDGRGVAVAEVASDAEAASKLLPGDLIVSVNQRRVRDVKEFSAVLAASKGGLLIRVLRGQMALWVVLQP; from the coding sequence ATGAAGAGTCTGGATCATCGCGCCGATCGGCGTAGCAAGGTGTTTGTTAAGGGCATTTTCTTGTGTTTTTTATTGGGCCTTAGCCAAGCTGGCGTTGCTTTATTTCCCCAGCAAGATGCCGAAGGGCGGACGCTGCCAAGTTTGGCGCCGATGCTGAAAACCGTAAACCCAGCCGTGGTCAATATCTCCACGTACACCACCCGAAATATTCAGCAAAACCCCTTATTAAACGATCCCTTTTTTCGCCGCTTTTTTAACGTTCCCGAACAGCAAATGCGTCCCCAGCAGCGCCGAACCCAGAGTGCGGGCTCGGGTGTGATTATTGATTCGAAGGCGGGCACCGTACTGACCAATCACCATGTTATCAATGGTGCTGATGAGATAACCGTTTCCTTAGAAGATGGACGCAGCTTTACTGCCACGTTAATTGGCTCTGATCCAGATGTGGATATTGCCGTGTTAAAAATTGATGCCAAAGACCTGCGCAGCGTCAAGCTTGCTAACTCCGAGAACTTGGAAGTTGGCGACTACGTGGTGGCGATTGGCAATCCCTTCGGCCTGGGTCAAACGGTTACCACCGGGATTGTGAGCGCGCTGGGGCGTACCGGCTTGGGTATTGAGGGTTACGAAAACTTTATTCAAACCGATGCGTCTATTAATCCGGGTAACTCTGGCGGTGCGCTTGTGAATTTGCACGGCGAGCTGGTGGGGGTGAATACCGCTATATTGGCGCCTGCCGGTGGCAATGTCGGGATTGGTTTTGCGATTCCGATTAATATGGCCAAAGTGAGTATTGATCAAATTTTGGAACATGGTGAGGTTAAGCGCGGCCAGCTTGGCGTGGTTATTCAAGATCTTACCCCAGAGCTGGCCGAGGCTTTTAAACTTCCCAAGCATCAGCGCGGCGCAATCATTGCGGAAGTGCAGGACAAATCGGCAGCCGATGATGCTGGCATCAAGCCTGGCGACTTGGTGATCGCGATTGACGATAAAGACGTCTATAACTCTGCCCAATTACGCAATGCGGTAGGTTTGCGCCGGATTGGCGACAAAATCGCGGTTACTGTGTTACGCGACGGCAAAAGAAAAACGTTGCACGCGCGCTTAAAGCCGACACCTACTTTGAAGGCGGCGGCAAGTGCGCAGGGTAGCGATGTCAGCCATTTACTTAAGGGCGTTGTACTGCGAGATTCCCCTGATGGTCGCGGTGTGGCGGTGGCGGAGGTCGCCAGTGATGCTGAGGCGGCGAGCAAGTTGCTGCCTGGCGATTTGATTGTGTCGGTGAATCAGCGCAGGGTAAGAGATGTTAAAGAGTTCAGCGCTGTGCTTGCCGCCAGTAAGGGTGGTTTATTAATTAGAGTGTTGCGTGGGCAAATGGCCTTGTGGGTTGTTTTGCAGCCATAG
- a CDS encoding YcgN family cysteine cluster protein, which yields MADVVRPPFWEVKSLAEMSAQEWELLCDGCGKCCLQKLEDEDSGDIFYTDVACRLLDTTSCRCSDYSHRRERVPDCIQLKLDDISEFHWLPETCAYRVLSEGGRLAPWHPLLSDSDESVHRAKISVRGRCVSELAVAEESLEDHIIHWVN from the coding sequence ATGGCTGATGTCGTGCGACCACCGTTCTGGGAGGTTAAATCTCTGGCCGAAATGTCGGCTCAAGAGTGGGAGTTGCTCTGCGACGGTTGTGGTAAGTGCTGTTTACAGAAACTTGAGGACGAGGACAGCGGCGATATTTTCTATACCGATGTTGCTTGTCGTTTACTGGACACCACGAGTTGTCGTTGTAGCGATTATTCCCACCGCCGGGAGCGCGTACCCGATTGCATACAACTTAAACTTGATGATATCAGCGAGTTTCACTGGCTGCCCGAAACCTGCGCTTATCGGGTGCTAAGTGAAGGTGGGCGGTTAGCGCCGTGGCACCCATTGCTGTCCGACAGCGATGAAAGTGTACACCGCGCTAAAATATCGGTACGGGGGCGCTGCGTCAGTGAGCTGGCAGTGGCTGAAGAATCGCTGGAAGACCACATTATTCACTGGGTAAACTAA
- a CDS encoding caspase family protein — translation MKIIYGLVRVSVAISLAILVSCAANQDDRSAQSPSVNTEVIIAGLQIVDCLLPGQMRKLGNMTYLSPRRPIKTTAADCNIRGGEYVAYDRANYKTALKIWLPAAEQGDAEAQLAVGEIFEKGLGTEPNYKAAVLWYQKAAAQGNKSAQFNLGTMYEQGLGVEKDKLQALNLYRDAWGLPDDSVIFQDAARAEQMALRSELEKQLASKSNQLALMERQLNALKKQLADNDKSQKLADGGAEKLVTLAQLVQSLQDDRASVERQLSTIPRLRTPATTLKSSPASNTLGSEIKLADMDFGRYYALVIGNRNYAQLENLQTPLNDAREVGEILEKQYGFHVQLLLDSDRLTVMKAINELHSVLTENDNLLIYYAGHGSMINIGERDTGYWLPINADPPPNDASWVSNEFISNHLGRIQAKRVLVIADSCYGGLLSSAPGHLFFGQNANSTSSEYIKYKLPRRSRLLLSSGGDKPVIDEGGGDHSVFAQELIDVLRKNKDVLSAPDLYASIRGPVKVRAAANQFVQEPVYKSIKGAGHEVGDFFFVPSSLVQ, via the coding sequence ATGAAAATAATATATGGGCTCGTAAGAGTCAGCGTTGCAATCAGTTTGGCGATACTGGTGTCCTGCGCAGCGAACCAAGATGACCGCAGTGCGCAGTCGCCAAGTGTCAACACGGAAGTGATTATAGCGGGCTTGCAAATTGTTGACTGCCTGTTACCGGGGCAAATGCGCAAGCTTGGCAATATGACGTATCTGTCGCCGCGACGGCCAATAAAAACGACTGCAGCAGACTGTAATATTCGTGGCGGGGAGTATGTTGCCTATGATCGCGCCAACTATAAAACAGCATTAAAAATTTGGCTGCCCGCCGCTGAGCAGGGCGACGCAGAGGCGCAGTTGGCGGTCGGCGAGATTTTTGAGAAGGGCCTAGGCACCGAGCCAAATTACAAGGCCGCAGTGCTTTGGTACCAAAAAGCGGCGGCGCAGGGAAATAAAAGCGCGCAATTTAATTTGGGAACAATGTACGAGCAGGGCCTCGGTGTTGAGAAGGATAAACTACAAGCCCTTAATTTATATCGCGATGCCTGGGGCCTACCTGACGATAGCGTGATATTTCAAGATGCTGCACGCGCTGAACAAATGGCCTTACGCAGTGAGCTGGAAAAGCAGTTGGCGAGTAAAAGCAATCAACTCGCATTAATGGAACGTCAGCTTAACGCACTTAAAAAACAATTAGCCGATAATGATAAATCACAGAAGCTTGCTGATGGCGGCGCAGAGAAATTAGTCACCTTGGCGCAATTAGTTCAGTCACTCCAAGATGATCGCGCTAGCGTAGAGCGTCAACTGTCAACTATTCCCCGTTTGCGTACGCCCGCAACAACGCTCAAATCCAGTCCCGCGTCGAACACGCTCGGCAGTGAAATTAAGTTGGCGGACATGGATTTTGGGCGTTATTACGCCTTAGTCATTGGCAACCGAAATTATGCCCAATTAGAGAATTTACAAACACCCCTAAATGACGCCCGAGAAGTGGGCGAAATACTCGAAAAGCAATACGGTTTTCACGTTCAACTATTATTGGATAGCGACCGCTTAACCGTTATGAAAGCGATAAATGAGCTTCACAGCGTGCTGACCGAAAATGACAATTTACTTATTTATTACGCAGGCCACGGTTCAATGATTAATATTGGCGAGCGCGATACTGGCTATTGGCTGCCGATTAATGCGGATCCGCCACCGAATGACGCTTCTTGGGTTTCGAATGAGTTTATTAGTAATCATTTAGGCCGTATTCAGGCGAAGCGGGTTTTGGTCATTGCTGATTCTTGTTATGGCGGCTTACTTTCTTCTGCACCGGGGCACTTGTTTTTTGGGCAAAACGCCAATTCAACAAGCAGTGAATATATAAAATATAAATTACCACGCCGCTCGCGCCTATTATTGTCCTCGGGTGGCGATAAGCCGGTTATTGACGAAGGCGGCGGCGATCATTCCGTGTTTGCTCAAGAACTAATCGATGTGCTGCGCAAAAATAAAGACGTGCTTTCTGCGCCGGATTTATATGCCAGCATACGCGGCCCAGTAAAAGTACGCGCGGCGGCGAATCAGTTTGTTCAAGAGCCGGTTTATAAAAGTATAAAAGGTGCTGGGCACGAAGTTGGTGATTTTTTCTTTGTACCTAGTAGCCTCGTGCAATAA
- the dnaX gene encoding DNA polymerase III subunit gamma/tau, with protein MSYQVLARKWRPKTFREMAGQNHVLKALVNALDHDRLHHAYLFTGTRGVGKTTIARILAKCLNCEVGVSSEPCGQCHACVAINEGRFVDLLEVDAASRTKVEDTREILDNVQYTPSQGRYKVYLIDEVHMLSSSSFNALLKTLEEPPAHVKFLLATTDPQKLPATILSRCLQFNLKNLTAERIVEYLKTILEKEMVHYEEPSLWLLGRAADGSMRDALSLTDQAIAFGSGKLAEVDVRQMLGTIDHGSVYRLIEAFAASDGAALLAIVADLAEMGADFAGVVSELLVVLHRLAVAQTVAEGLDNSLGDRQRIIDLAATVTAEDVQFYYQMALAGRRDMGLAPDPRAGLEMLLLRMLAFKPQGVIDGPRQKLARAPSAAEAAAPVKKPLANKPELAVASSPAPTPRADDAAIVPASVEEAPSPTQPTQAEPVADTGRSDSLPPWEEQPAEPELLSAAVTPANPAPMNTPAETPVAEPQISQPAASEITAPAAAETPPIAAVSAEKISLAAFSEQIWREQFEKFALPGMLGSIASHCQLLEKTDSSLTFNIDAANAALLNDRHIERLGEMLSEYFAAKLQVSVHIAPTPTETPAAYRQRCLDERLVIAKDALIADPMVNKLIAEFDGVLDIESVQLVS; from the coding sequence ATGAGCTATCAGGTGTTGGCGCGTAAGTGGCGCCCGAAAACCTTCCGTGAAATGGCTGGCCAAAATCATGTGCTTAAGGCGCTGGTTAATGCCCTCGATCACGACCGTCTGCATCATGCCTACTTGTTTACTGGCACCCGTGGGGTGGGTAAAACCACTATCGCTCGGATTCTTGCCAAGTGTTTAAACTGTGAGGTTGGGGTTAGCTCTGAGCCCTGTGGTCAATGTCACGCCTGTGTCGCCATCAATGAAGGCCGTTTTGTTGATTTGCTCGAGGTCGATGCGGCATCGCGGACTAAGGTTGAAGATACCCGCGAAATACTCGACAACGTGCAGTACACCCCCAGCCAAGGTCGCTACAAAGTCTACCTCATTGACGAGGTGCACATGCTTAGCAGTAGCAGCTTTAACGCCTTGCTGAAGACCTTGGAGGAGCCGCCAGCGCACGTTAAATTTTTGCTCGCAACGACTGACCCTCAAAAATTGCCCGCCACGATTTTGTCGCGTTGCTTGCAGTTCAATCTCAAAAATTTAACCGCTGAACGTATTGTAGAGTACCTTAAAACCATACTCGAAAAAGAGATGGTTCATTACGAAGAGCCCTCGCTGTGGCTGCTGGGCCGCGCAGCTGACGGCAGTATGCGCGACGCCTTGAGCTTGACCGACCAAGCGATTGCCTTTGGCTCGGGCAAGTTGGCCGAAGTCGATGTGCGCCAAATGTTGGGCACAATAGATCACGGTTCGGTGTACCGCTTAATTGAGGCCTTTGCCGCCAGCGATGGTGCTGCGTTATTAGCGATTGTGGCTGATTTGGCGGAGATGGGCGCGGATTTTGCTGGTGTGGTTAGCGAGTTATTAGTGGTGCTGCATCGTTTGGCCGTGGCACAAACGGTCGCTGAAGGCTTGGATAATAGCCTGGGTGATCGCCAGCGGATTATAGACTTAGCCGCGACCGTCACTGCTGAGGATGTTCAGTTTTACTATCAAATGGCCTTGGCGGGGCGCCGGGACATGGGTTTAGCCCCTGACCCTAGAGCCGGTTTGGAAATGTTGTTACTCAGGATGCTGGCCTTTAAGCCTCAAGGTGTTATCGATGGCCCTCGGCAAAAATTAGCCCGCGCGCCGTCAGCGGCGGAGGCCGCTGCTCCTGTAAAAAAGCCTTTAGCGAATAAGCCAGAGCTAGCGGTAGCCAGTTCGCCGGCGCCCACGCCGCGCGCTGACGATGCAGCTATCGTGCCCGCTAGCGTTGAAGAGGCGCCAAGCCCAACGCAACCGACGCAGGCCGAGCCCGTAGCAGATACTGGGCGAAGTGATTCGCTTCCACCCTGGGAGGAACAGCCCGCTGAACCGGAATTGCTGTCTGCAGCAGTGACCCCAGCCAATCCTGCGCCGATGAATACACCTGCGGAAACGCCTGTTGCTGAACCGCAAATAAGCCAGCCCGCCGCGTCAGAAATCACTGCGCCTGCAGCGGCTGAAACACCGCCAATTGCAGCTGTAAGTGCAGAAAAAATCAGCTTGGCGGCGTTCTCCGAGCAAATTTGGCGAGAGCAATTCGAGAAGTTTGCTCTTCCCGGCATGCTCGGCAGTATTGCCAGTCATTGCCAGCTTCTTGAAAAAACCGATAGTAGTCTTACGTTTAATATTGATGCTGCAAATGCAGCACTGTTAAATGATCGTCATATTGAGCGCTTAGGTGAAATGCTCAGTGAGTATTTTGCGGCGAAATTGCAGGTTTCAGTGCATATTGCGCCAACACCGACTGAAACTCCGGCGGCGTACCGTCAGCGCTGTTTGGATGAGCGTCTGGTGATTGCTAAGGACGCACTTATTGCCGACCCAATGGTGAATAAATTAATTGCCGAGTTTGACGGTGTGTTGGATATCGAGTCGGTCCAGCTTGTAAGTTGA
- the recR gene encoding recombination mediator RecR, producing MSYSPLIDELIDALRCLPGVGAKSAQRMSFQLLERNRPGAARLSAALAKAVEKVGHCKSCRTLTENEQCFICADSRRDSQTICVVESPADVVAFEQSGDYKGLYFVLMGHLSPIDGIGPEEIGIDHLLARATELAVSEVILATNPTVEGEATAYYITEQMRSRGIAVSRIAHGVPLGGELEYVDSGTLAHALKGRRRID from the coding sequence ATGAGCTACAGTCCCTTAATTGATGAATTAATTGACGCCCTGCGCTGTCTGCCTGGGGTTGGCGCCAAGTCGGCGCAGCGTATGAGTTTTCAATTATTAGAGCGCAACCGGCCTGGTGCCGCGAGATTATCGGCAGCCTTAGCCAAGGCCGTGGAGAAGGTGGGGCACTGTAAAAGCTGTCGCACATTAACTGAGAATGAGCAGTGCTTTATCTGCGCCGATAGCCGCCGAGATAGCCAAACCATCTGTGTGGTTGAGTCTCCAGCAGATGTTGTCGCCTTTGAGCAGAGTGGCGACTACAAGGGGCTTTACTTTGTGTTAATGGGGCATTTATCGCCCATTGACGGTATTGGCCCAGAGGAGATTGGAATCGATCATCTTCTGGCGCGAGCTACTGAATTGGCGGTGAGTGAAGTGATTTTGGCCACCAATCCTACAGTTGAGGGTGAAGCCACCGCTTATTACATTACCGAACAAATGCGCAGCCGGGGGATCGCGGTAAGCCGGATTGCCCATGGCGTACCACTGGGTGGCGAGTTGGAATACGTCGACAGCGGCACCCTTGCTCACGCACTTAAAGGACGACGACGCATTGACTGA
- the rnd gene encoding ribonuclease D, whose amino-acid sequence MAYHWVASWNTSTAAPLLTHLKDDDALTDPLESCLYIDSDSVLNENCAIWAQAEFLAIDTEFIRTDTFYPIAGLLQVGAAGRLYLIDPLKISDWSAFTELLRRQDIPKVIHSCSEDLEVFQVLFQCVPQPLLDTQIGAALAGLGFGLSYQKLIMECLGIHVEKGETRSDWLRRPLSESQCTYAALDVLYLQKVYPLLKQRLEAKGALSWWLEDCATITTQAESPALPQDYYQRIKSLWKLSQRQQYALQQLCAWREIEAKERNIPRGRVIKDAVCFEVARQMPNDLGQLGRVKDLSPGSIRRYGDLILELISKARSAADTDLPAAAPKPLTPAQTQLLKQMKALGEAAAEAADVAPEVLLKKRDLEELIRAGVLPPALSGWRKPLVGDGLLRLSGKN is encoded by the coding sequence ATGGCGTACCACTGGGTGGCGAGTTGGAATACGTCGACAGCGGCACCCTTGCTCACGCACTTAAAGGACGACGACGCATTGACTGACCCTCTGGAATCTTGTCTCTATATTGATAGCGATAGCGTTTTAAATGAAAATTGCGCAATTTGGGCGCAGGCCGAGTTTCTGGCTATTGATACCGAATTTATTCGCACAGATACGTTTTACCCCATTGCCGGGTTGTTGCAAGTTGGGGCCGCTGGTCGTTTGTATTTGATTGACCCCCTTAAGATTAGTGATTGGTCGGCATTCACTGAATTACTGCGGCGCCAGGATATTCCCAAGGTCATCCACTCTTGCAGTGAAGATTTAGAGGTCTTTCAGGTGCTGTTCCAATGTGTGCCGCAGCCCTTGTTGGATACGCAAATTGGCGCGGCCTTGGCAGGCTTGGGTTTTGGTCTTAGCTATCAAAAACTGATTATGGAATGCCTCGGGATTCACGTGGAGAAGGGCGAAACCCGCTCAGACTGGTTGCGCCGTCCCTTAAGTGAAAGTCAGTGTACCTATGCGGCGCTGGATGTTTTGTATTTGCAAAAGGTTTATCCCCTACTCAAACAGCGTTTAGAAGCCAAAGGCGCCTTAAGTTGGTGGTTGGAAGACTGTGCGACAATCACGACGCAAGCGGAAAGCCCAGCATTGCCCCAAGACTATTATCAGCGTATCAAATCGCTGTGGAAGCTTAGCCAGCGTCAGCAGTATGCTCTGCAGCAACTTTGCGCCTGGCGTGAGATTGAAGCCAAAGAGCGCAATATTCCGCGGGGCCGAGTAATAAAAGATGCAGTGTGCTTTGAGGTAGCCAGACAAATGCCTAATGACTTGGGGCAGTTAGGGCGTGTCAAAGACCTGTCGCCGGGCAGTATTCGCCGTTACGGTGATCTTATATTGGAGTTGATCAGTAAGGCGCGCTCGGCCGCCGACACCGATTTGCCAGCGGCGGCGCCAAAACCGCTGACGCCAGCGCAAACCCAGCTATTAAAGCAAATGAAGGCGCTGGGTGAGGCGGCGGCAGAAGCCGCCGATGTGGCGCCGGAAGTGCTACTTAAAAAGCGTGATTTAGAAGAGTTGATCCGCGCCGGTGTTTTGCCGCCAGCGCTGAGCGGCTGGCGTAAACCTTTGGTTGGTGATGGGCTTTTACGCCTAAGCGGGAAAAATTAA
- a CDS encoding polyhydroxyalkanoic acid system family protein, producing the protein MSTISLRQSHNKTPEELRDLIRQLAIKLDDKYQLKSSWVNDDELVVQRSGIKGRISLEPAEVRVEIKLGLMMGAFKSTIQSEIARSMAEKLG; encoded by the coding sequence GTGTCGACTATTTCTCTTCGTCAAAGCCATAATAAAACGCCGGAAGAGCTGCGTGATTTGATTCGGCAACTTGCCATTAAACTGGACGATAAATATCAGCTTAAATCCAGCTGGGTTAATGACGATGAGCTTGTGGTGCAGCGCTCTGGTATAAAGGGGCGCATTTCACTTGAGCCGGCCGAGGTTCGAGTGGAAATAAAGCTAGGGCTAATGATGGGCGCCTTTAAGTCGACAATACAGAGTGAAATTGCTCGGTCGATGGCGGAAAAGCTGGGCTAA
- a CDS encoding YbaB/EbfC family nucleoid-associated protein, with protein MKPDLNELMKKAAEMQEKMQKAQEELANAEVQGESGAGLVKVIMTGRHDVRRVNIDPSLMSEDKEILEDLIAAAMNDAVRKIEASNKDQMGGMLSGMGMPPGFKVPF; from the coding sequence ATGAAACCAGATTTAAATGAGTTAATGAAAAAAGCGGCTGAAATGCAGGAAAAAATGCAAAAAGCCCAAGAGGAATTAGCCAATGCAGAAGTGCAGGGCGAGTCCGGCGCAGGCCTAGTTAAGGTGATCATGACAGGGCGCCATGATGTTCGCCGCGTGAATATTGATCCGAGCTTAATGAGCGAAGATAAGGAAATACTTGAAGACTTAATTGCTGCGGCAATGAACGACGCAGTGCGGAAGATCGAGGCAAGTAACAAAGATCAAATGGGCGGTATGTTGTCGGGAATGGGTATGCCCCCCGGCTTTAAGGTGCCGTTTTAA